One window of Dehalobacterium formicoaceticum genomic DNA carries:
- a CDS encoding GntR family transcriptional regulator, with product MDNHQSLSEMAYDNIKRKILNLTYAPGSFLTEAKLAEELKTSRMPVRMAVHRLQIEGWIVADFRKKMRVKEITRQDVLEIFQLRSLLEENALKMIFDQEKTWEYAHRIEEKVVRMKAAQRDPYEWERADTEMHMEIVSIYGNERINRIYRGNQDELIRIGINAQKETGYVREVLEALYQFVEAIREERFLEALDILRRDHLEAGREMALSKIMG from the coding sequence ATGGATAATCATCAATCTTTGTCTGAGATGGCCTATGATAATATTAAGAGAAAAATATTAAATCTGACCTATGCTCCCGGCTCTTTTCTCACGGAAGCGAAGCTGGCAGAAGAACTGAAGACCAGCCGCATGCCGGTGCGTATGGCGGTGCATCGTTTGCAAATCGAGGGCTGGATTGTCGCTGATTTTCGCAAAAAAATGCGCGTCAAGGAAATCACCCGTCAGGATGTCCTGGAGATTTTTCAATTACGCAGTTTATTGGAGGAAAATGCTTTAAAAATGATCTTTGATCAGGAAAAGACCTGGGAGTATGCTCATCGCATTGAGGAGAAAGTAGTGCGGATGAAGGCAGCTCAGCGGGATCCATACGAATGGGAACGGGCAGATACGGAAATGCATATGGAGATTGTCAGCATCTATGGAAATGAGCGCATTAACCGTATTTATCGGGGGAATCAGGATGAATTGATCCGCATTGGCATTAACGCCCAAAAGGAAACAGGCTATGTCAGGGAGGTTCTGGAGGCCCTGTATCAATTTGTGGAAGCGATCCGGGAGGAACGCTTCCTGGAAGCCCTGGATATTTTGCGGCGGGATCACCTGGAAGCTGGTCGGGAAATGGCCCTAAGTAAAATTATGGGGTAA